The proteins below are encoded in one region of Triticum aestivum cultivar Chinese Spring chromosome 1B, IWGSC CS RefSeq v2.1, whole genome shotgun sequence:
- the LOC123111981 gene encoding uncharacterized protein → MARTAPVADTIAVLGDDLLREVFLHLPTPADLLRAALACKPFLHAARSARFLRRFRRRHPFACPLLLGCFVHRCREDPSPLLLPAPLPAAARRVVEGGDFALSFLPDLGSSGPDPWKVLDSRSGWPLLWDRASAEQPVADPWKVLDCRNGRLLLRNRVSRELAVADPLTRRWVSLPAPLAERPVGYGLVTDDGCSSAFQAFCVSEDGGGSSGLRAQVLSSSELRWADAAVLAGQHTLADSRVMQANGSLYWKLKGGERMVALNTATMAFSLLELPDFARQFSFDVIEKGDDDAGGLYLLTMLGFCVEVWGGWDDGSGVLTWTLVEKSVRFQRAMAEMIRSSQFFRHGLVVIGVVAGVVFLRNKDRLLSIDLETMKLRLLARKDKCPSTLMYPYTMAWPPSCLNPTEQGM, encoded by the exons ATGGCACGGACGGCTCCGGTCGCCGACACCATCGCCGTCCTCGGCGACGACCTCCTGCGGGAGGTCTTCCTCCATCTCCCCACCCCCGCCGACCTCCTCCGCGCCGCCCTCGCCTGCAAGCCCTTCCTCCACGCCGCCCGCAGCGCCCGCTTCCTCCGCcgcttccgccgccgccaccccttcGCCTGCCCGCTCCTCCTCGGCTGCTTCGTCCACCGCTGCCGCGAAGACCCCAGCCCTCTCCTTCTCCCCGCCCCCcttcccgccgccgcgcgccgcgtcGTCGAGGGCGGCGACTTCGCGCTCTCCTTCCTGCCCGACCTCGGCTCGTCGGGCCCCGACCCGTGGAAGGTCTTGGACAGTCGCAGCGGCTGGCCCCTGCTGTGGGACCGGGCGTCCGCGGAGCAGCCCGTCGCCGATCCGTGGAAGGTCTTGGACTGCCGCAACGGCCGCCTACTGCTGCGCAATCGGGTGTCCCGAGAGCTGGCCGTCGCCGATCCCCTGACCAGGCGCTGGGTCTCTCTCCCCGCGCCCCTGGCCGAGCGCCCCGTGGGGTACGGCCTCGTCACCGACGACGGTTGCTCGTCGGCGTTCCAGGCGTTCTGCGTTTCAGaagacggcggcggctcctccgGGCTCCGCGCCCAGGTGCTCTCCTCCAGCGAGCTCCGCTGGGCCGACGCTGCTGTCCTCGCGGGCCAGCATACTCTCGCGGACTCTCGGGTGATGCAAGCGAACGGGTCGCTCTACTGGAAGCTCAAGGGCGGGGAGCGCATGGTCGCACTCAACACGGCGACGATGGCGTTCTCCTTGCTGGAGCTCCCTGATTTCGCGCGGCAGTTCAGCTTCGACGTCATTGAGAAGGGGGACGACGATGCTGGCGGGCTCTACCTACTCACTATGCTCGGATTCTGCGTCGAGGTTTGGGGCGGCTGGGATGATGGCAGCGGTGTGCTAACATGGACACTGGTGGAGAAGTCGGTCAGGTTCCAGAGGGCCATGGCGGAGATGATTCGTTCATCACAGTTTTTCCGGCATGGACTAGTTGTCATTGGGGTGGTTGCCGGTGTGGTCTTCTTGCGCAATAAGGATCGCCTGCTCTCCATTGATCTGGAAACAATGAAGCTCAGGCTGTTGGCTCGGAAAGACAAGTGCCCATCGACCCTGATGTATCCTTACACGATGGCATGGCCACCTTCATGCCTGAACCCTACTGAACAAG GAATGTGA